TCCTTCCCTGGAGATGGAATCACAGAAAACTGTTATGAGTCAGATTGGAACCCCTAAAGCTCGCCCCACTGCATTGAAATCTAGAGTAAGagctttaatttaaaatcttatGGTGGATAAGTGTCCTTGTTCACAAGCGTCTAATGACATTTATATATCATTTGAGAGGCACAAATATGAAAACATCAATcttaagaaataaagaaattatgacaagttttttttttctgataggtaaaacatttttcccctcttttttccttttttatcccCACTGGTACTTGAACTTGGAATGTCTACAAATCCACCCCAACCCTCtaccacttgagctaggccCCAAGGGCTGACTATTAACGATATTGGTCCAATTGCTTACATTTTTTTACCCTTATCTAATGGCTAAAACTTTTGGATGAAATTGGTAGTTTGATATTGTATTGGTCTAATAGGATATTGGTTTTCAGGAagcccaaaagaaaaaatgactAACTACttaacttaagaaaaaaaattgtttcctcaTCTTTCTCGTGTGGTAAACTTGCTATTACATCATTAAATTGTATAACATTGATATACCAAGTTCAACTACATCAGTTCTTTTTGAATTTTACACTATCTCACTATCATTTGAACAAGACTCAGTTCCTTTGAACCACCAAGTGCAAGAAGTATTCTAAGAGTCTTTATAATCTCAGCTAACATGGAGTCAAGAATTGTTAATGAGTTCccataaaaacaataatacttCTTCTCAACAGTTCAATTCTGTTTAATGAGAtgcttaaaaagtgtttctgtTCTAATATCTAATGTTCAGGAATTTCTGGGCTCTTATTCTCCCCAAAGTCATGAACTCATGTTGTTTGTATATTTTGGTTATAGTTAGCAAACCCCCAGCCAGAGCCTGCTGCAAGGAGCAGCTTAGTATCTAAACATCCAGCTTCCTCCCCTGGGTTGAATTCCTCAAGTGCAGGAATCCGCAGGCCATCATCATCAGGGGGTCCAGGATCAAGACCTGCAACACCAACTGGACGTCCGACATTGACTGCCACAACTAGACCTTCAAGACCAGCAACACCTACTTCTCGGGCCACCCTAACTTCAACAAAGCCCACTGTTCCTGCAAGATCATCTACACCTGTAACAAGGTCTACAGCAAGATCTTCAACGCCAACATCCAGGCCCTCCATTCCGGCATCCAAGCCTGTATCAAGGGCTGCGACACCAACTCGTCGACCCTCTACACCTTCAAGTGTATCAAATTTATCTGCTCCTCCAATTAAATCTACTTCGTCAGTCACAAAATCAGGTCCTACAACATCAAGAAACCCAGTGCCATCCCGTGGGAGTTCCCCAACTGTGAAGTCCAGACCATGGAAGCCATCGGAGATGCCTGGTTACTCGCTTGATGCTCCTCCAAATTTAAGGACATCAGCTCCTGAAAGGCCAGTTTCGGCCTCGAGGGGTAGGCCTAGTGCACCTATTGCTCGATCTTCTTCTGTTGATGCTGCTCCTAATGGAAGGCCAAGGCGGCAATCATGCTCTCCAGCAAGAGGTCGTCCTCCCAATGGCATTATTCATACCAGTGGAAGCTCAGTTCCTGCAGTGAGCCGTGGGCTTTCAAAAGTTAGTGACAATGTAAGCCCTGTTTTAATTGGAACAAAAATGGTTGAAAGGGtgataaatatgagaaaactgGTCCCCCCTAAGCAAGAAGACAAACATTCTCCTCGTGGTAACTTGTCTGGGAAGTTGGCTTCATCCCCGGACAGCTCTGGCTTTGGAAGAACGCTCTCAAAGAAATCTCTGGATATGGCTATTAGGCATATGGTATACATCTCTTTacattttatttggtttattatCTATGGGTTTAGGCTAGGATCCTGGTTTTAGAATATGTGAGGTTTATAAGTTTGTTGAGGTGGAATATTTCAAAACTGTCTTCATTTATCACACCAGAATATGTTTCTCTCTTCTCTATGGTCAAGCcaatttttatcctttctttaATAAAGCCCAGATTGATCCTACAAAACcccttttctcttatttatttccCACTCGGATTATTTAAAAGGAGAAGGAAGTagcatatcttttttttttttcccttaatttgGGATTTGCTCTTGGCAGGACATAAGGCGAAGCATTCCAGGTAATCTACGGCCCCTGATGACAAATATTCCAGCGTCCTCTATGTACAGTGTGAGGTCAGGGCCTACACGAAGCAGAACAGTTAGTGTTTCAGATTCCCCTCTTGCCACAAGCAGTAATGCTAGTTCTGAAGTGAGTGTCAACAACAATGCCCTTTGTGTAGATGGGGGTGAAATAGAAGATGATATTGGCAGTGAGAGAGGGGGTCGGCCGTCTCCTGCCAGCTTACGTGGCAGATGATAGCCAGAGCACTTCACCATCCTGAACTCTGAACTACTTTTCTAATccactttatattttatttgggaTCTCTGCTACCCGGCAGTTGAAAGGGGAGCAGTTTCCGGGAAGAACTGATGTGCAACATGCCTCTATGATTTATGTAAAGTTTATTGGATTGACTAGCAGTTAAAGATTATATCATTCATCACCTTTGTATTATTAGGCAGTTATGTTCTAAGCCATCTTTCTGGCTCATTTTCTACATGGTGAGGTATTGCTGATTGGCTTTGGAAGCTCGATCTCTTTTCATATCTTCTTGCATAATGATATGAGTCGATGACAACTGTTTAGTCTGCTGATGGCATTAATACTCCTATGTGATAGATCATGCAGAAACAAGTAGCAGAGTGGTCAAAGCAGCAAAGTCAACTGTATGAAATTCATTGCCCATTCTGTTCTCCTTCGCTTGttcaaataacatctttctTGCCTGTTGCTGTTTATGCttcaagtttttcattttcattgttaACTTCTTTGGAGGATTCCTTGAGAACGAGTTCATGATGATATATTGATGTTTGCCACTGATGTTAAAACCTGAGAATGACACTGGTGCCTTGTGCTGTTCATTTGGTAAAGATTACTGTAACTGGGGAGATGATACAGGGATTCATATT
This DNA window, taken from Vitis riparia cultivar Riparia Gloire de Montpellier isolate 1030 chromosome 13, EGFV_Vit.rip_1.0, whole genome shotgun sequence, encodes the following:
- the LOC117927526 gene encoding nascent polypeptide-associated complex subunit alpha, muscle-specific form; this translates as MNRSFRAQESQMPATVRQRQQQVGSLRSSVMKEKDEELALFLEMRKREKERSHLLLLQNSEEFDAPLGAKPGSSPIFNIAPSPPPRKTVADDFLNSDNDKNDYDWLLTPPGTPLFPSLEMESQKTVMSQIGTPKARPTALKSRLANPQPEPAARSSLVSKHPASSPGLNSSSAGIRRPSSSGGPGSRPATPTGRPTLTATTRPSRPATPTSRATLTSTKPTVPARSSTPVTRSTARSSTPTSRPSIPASKPVSRAATPTRRPSTPSSVSNLSAPPIKSTSSVTKSGPTTSRNPVPSRGSSPTVKSRPWKPSEMPGYSLDAPPNLRTSAPERPVSASRGRPSAPIARSSSVDAAPNGRPRRQSCSPARGRPPNGIIHTSGSSVPAVSRGLSKVSDNVSPVLIGTKMVERVINMRKLVPPKQEDKHSPRGNLSGKLASSPDSSGFGRTLSKKSLDMAIRHMDIRRSIPGNLRPLMTNIPASSMYSVRSGPTRSRTVSVSDSPLATSSNASSEVSVNNNALCVDGGEIEDDIGSERGGRPSPASLRGR